In Plasmodium malariae genome assembly, chromosome: 11, the following proteins share a genomic window:
- the PmUG01_11019000 gene encoding conserved Plasmodium protein, unknown function: protein MRLQDGRENINTIFFTCTDISEKDMRKIIIMNNKKNQKKLLLEKLKITFNISQEMKIGEKYKVKVCIDDFLPPGLNTEKKKLKKSTTDIIDNIKEYSLYNPNEGQKKKMKKIICDFFYNILLYCVKKNVSIVEISTYLSIKKYMFFKFVSGSESMINLFLDFKNIMFKHSINRPPHYVKIFSYSSLKMLIKYSLNTFFRNFSFYNFIFRPTYKIKFESYPNDFPDFEATPTTYFDDDNVLCDLNTSTGVDTTKELLRLTVGSINHLHPSEQGEEVFFKELQTYFDKYDIKNKPDVFEIETYNKKDTNMKKFLKDVRSIVINDEEHPMIGKDISKRETIEKGFTKDKLIRRVSGENKCTT from the exons ATGAGACTACAGGATGGaagagaaaatattaatacaatattttttacctgCACTGATATAAGTGAGAAGGATATGcggaaaattataattatgaataataagaagaatcaaaaaaaactacttcttgaaaaattaaagataacatttaatatatcacaAGAGATGAAAATAGGAGAAAAATACAAAGTAAAAGTATGCATTGATGATTTTTTACCGCCTGGGTTAAACactgaaaagaaaaaattaaaaaaaagtactaCCGACATAATAGACAACATTAAAGAATATTCATTATACAACCCCAATGaagggcaaaaaaaaaaaatgaaaaaaataatatgcgattttttttacaatattttactttattgtGTTAAGAAAAATGTTTCAATTGTTGAGATATCCACATATTTatccataaaaaaatatatgttttttaaatttgtaaGTGGTTCTGAAAGCATGATAAACCTTTTTTtagattttaaaaatatcatgTTCAAGCATTCCATTAACAGGCCACCtcattatgtaaaaatattttcttactCCTCTCTAAagatgttaataaaatattcattaaatacattttttagaaatttttctttttataattttatttttcgtccaacttataaaataaaatttgaatCCTATCCTAATGACTTTCCTGACTTTGAAGCAACCCCTACAACATATTTTGACGACGACAATGTTCTCTGTGATTTGAACACTTCCACTGGTGTCGATACTACGAAAGAGCTACTTAGAC TGACGGTCGGAAGCATAAACCACTTACATCCAAGTGAACAAGGAGAGGAAGTTTTCTTTAAAGAATTGCAGAcatattttgataaatacgacattaaaaataaacctGATGTTTTTGAAATAGAGACTTATAACAAGAAGGatacaaatatgaaaaaatttttgaaggATGTAAGAAGCATTGTTATCAATGATGAAGAACACCCAATGATAGGAAAAGACATTAGCAAAAGGGAAACAATCGAAAAGGGTTTCACCAAGGACAAGTTGATAAGAAGAGTAAGCGGCGAAAATAAATGCACGACAtaa